CGGCCAGGACGCCCCGCAGCGCGGCGTCCATCGCCGCCTCCGGGCCCGGACGACCGGTCATCAGCCGCACCTGTTCGACCGCCTGGTGCAGCAGCATCCGCTCGCCGCCCACGACCGTCCCGCCGAGCGCCTCGTACGCCCGGGACAGGGCCGTGGGACGCGGGTCGTAGACGACGTCGAGCAGGACGCCGGAGGCCTGCGCGCCACGGGCGCGCAGCGCGTCCGCGACGGGGTCGGCGGCGTACGCCGGCATCGTCGAGACGACGACGTCGGCGCCCGTCACCACGGCGGGGGTGGCGGCGAGGTCGAGCACCTCGTAGCGGGGCGTCACGCCCATGCGCGCCGCCGCGTCCTGCAGGGCCGCGGCCCGGGCGAGGCTCCGCACCAGCACGCGCGGGCTCGTGCAGCCGAGCTCACCGAGGGCCGCCAGCGTGGACGCGGCGGTCGCTCCCCCGCCCAGCACCACGGCGTCCGCCACGGTGACGTCCCGTGAACCGTGCCGGGCCACGAAGCCCTCCCGGATCGCCGTCACCAGGCCGTACACGTCCGTGTTGGTGCCCGTGAGCGTCACCCCGCACCGCGTGGGACCCACCAGCACCGTGTTCACCGCCCCGACGGCCACGGCCAGCGGGTCGACGTGGTCCACGATGTCCATGACCGCCTGCTTGAGCGGCATCGTCACGCTCAGGCCCGCCCAGCCGAGGTCGAGGCCCCGCACCAGGGCGGGGAGCTGATCGACGGTGGTGTCGATCGCCGTGTACTGCCACCCCTCCAGCCCGAGGGCGTCGTAGGCGGCCGTGTGCAGGACAGGTGACAGCGAGTGCGCGACCGGGTGCCCGAGCACCGCCGCGCGGCGGGGAGGCGTCATCAGGAGCCGTTCGCCGCCTGCCAGGCGCGGAGCTCCGAGACGTTCTGCTCGTGCTCGGCCCAGGTCTCCGCGAACTTCGTCTCGCCCGTGTCCAGGTTGACCGCGGTCCAGAAGATCCAGTCGCCGTCGGCCGGGTCGGCCACCGCCTCCACCGACGCGGCACCGGGGTTCGCGATGGGGCCCGGGGGCAGGCCGCCGTGCTGGTAGGTGTTGTACGGGTTGCTCGCGTCGCGCGTGTCGTCACGGGTCAGCTCGGTGCCCGAGATGCCCAGGCCGTACGCGACCGCCGCGTCGATCTCGAGGCGCTGGCCGATCTCGAGACGGTTCTCGATCGCGCGCGCCATCTTGGGCCGGTCCGGGGCGTACTTGGCCTCACGTTCGACGAGCGACGCCTTGATGATCGTGTCCTGCCAGTCGTCCTTCGCGATGCCGAGCGACTCGAGCTCGGTCCGCGTCTGGTCCACCATCGTCGACAACAGGTCGACCGCGGTGTCACCGGGCTGGACCGTGTAGGTCTTGGGGAACAGCCAGCCCTCGACGAGCCCACCGGCCTGCTTCGGGAGCCCGATCTGCTTCGGCGCGTCCAGCGCGGCCTCGAGGTCCTCGCGCGGGATGTCGGTCACGGACGTGATCTTGTCGACCACCTGGGTGACCGTGTACCCCTCGGGGATCGTCACGACCGTCTCGATCTTCTCGTTCGCGACGAGCTGCTGCACGGCACCCGCCGCGCTCATCTGCGTGAGGAGCTCGTACGTGCCCGGCTGGATGCCGGACGCCCCGGGCGTGGTCTCGAACGCCTCGTTGAACGCGCCCACGCTCGCCACGACGCCCGCGTCGACCAGCTCCTGGCCCATCATCGCGCCCGTGGCACCCTCGGGGATCTCGACCTGCACCGGGTCGACGCCCGGGCCGGGGTAGTCCTCGGCCTTCGTCTCCCAGGGCCACTCGAAGCCCGCGAGGGAGGATCCCATGCGGTCGAGCAGGAGGTAGCCGCCGATCCCGAGACCGCCGAGGAGCAGGACCAGGATGACCGCCGTACGCTGCTGTCGACGACGCTTGCGCTTACGGGCGGCACGCTTGCCGGCCGCAGACCGCCCCCGCGACGTCGGCGGTGCCTGTCGCTGGATCGTGGAGGGCTCGAAGAGGTCCGTCACGCCTGGAAGTCCTTCGGGTCGTCGGGGTGTCGCGGGCTCAGCGCGTCTCGACCAGCTCGCCGATCCGGTCGCCCGAGACCCGCTCCGCGTCGAGTGCGTGTTGCAGAATGATAACGGCTGCTGCCTGGTCGATGACAGACCGGTGCCGGGATGTCCGCTTTCCGGCCGCCCGGAGGTTCGCGTGGGCCGACACCGTCGTCATCCGTTCGTCGACGAGGTGCACGGGCACGGGCGCGACCACCCGGGCCAGCCGGCCCGCGAACTCGCGGGCGTCGGCGGTCGCGGCACCCTCGTTGCCCGACAGGTGCCGCGGCAGCCCCACGTAGACGACGGCGGCGAACCGGTCGGAGACCTCCGCCGCGATCCGGGCGACGTCCGCCGTGACGGACGGCGCGCCGTCGGCGCCG
This Isoptericola jiangsuensis DNA region includes the following protein-coding sequences:
- a CDS encoding shikimate dehydrogenase, with translation MTPPRRAAVLGHPVAHSLSPVLHTAAYDALGLEGWQYTAIDTTVDQLPALVRGLDLGWAGLSVTMPLKQAVMDIVDHVDPLAVAVGAVNTVLVGPTRCGVTLTGTNTDVYGLVTAIREGFVARHGSRDVTVADAVVLGGGATAASTLAALGELGCTSPRVLVRSLARAAALQDAAARMGVTPRYEVLDLAATPAVVTGADVVVSTMPAYAADPVADALRARGAQASGVLLDVVYDPRPTALSRAYEALGGTVVGGERMLLHQAVEQVRLMTGRPGPEAAMDAALRGVLAAEAA
- the mltG gene encoding endolytic transglycosylase MltG, with translation MTDLFEPSTIQRQAPPTSRGRSAAGKRAARKRKRRRQQRTAVILVLLLGGLGIGGYLLLDRMGSSLAGFEWPWETKAEDYPGPGVDPVQVEIPEGATGAMMGQELVDAGVVASVGAFNEAFETTPGASGIQPGTYELLTQMSAAGAVQQLVANEKIETVVTIPEGYTVTQVVDKITSVTDIPREDLEAALDAPKQIGLPKQAGGLVEGWLFPKTYTVQPGDTAVDLLSTMVDQTRTELESLGIAKDDWQDTIIKASLVEREAKYAPDRPKMARAIENRLEIGQRLEIDAAVAYGLGISGTELTRDDTRDASNPYNTYQHGGLPPGPIANPGAASVEAVADPADGDWIFWTAVNLDTGETKFAETWAEHEQNVSELRAWQAANGS
- the ruvX gene encoding Holliday junction resolvase RuvX, which produces MPDLPRGARIGVDVGKARIGLAGSDPDGLVATPVETVPRVADVPRGADGAPSVTADVARIAAEVSDRFAAVVYVGLPRHLSGNEGAATADAREFAGRLARVVAPVPVHLVDERMTTVSAHANLRAAGKRTSRHRSVIDQAAAVIILQHALDAERVSGDRIGELVETR